Genomic DNA from Setaria italica strain Yugu1 chromosome V, Setaria_italica_v2.0, whole genome shotgun sequence:
CTATAGACATCGTaggttgggactgcccttagTGGCCATCTGGATCCTCTCCTGGCGACCTATCTGGTCGGGCCCATCATTAGCAATTTGTTGAAAGGTATTTAAGGTTTAAGCTGCACGATGGCTGTGAGCAATTTGTTGAATTCAATATATATGGGGGGTGATTAAAAGATTGCAGGGTGAGCAACGAAGGTTGAGAAAATCCATGTAGAGTGAGAGAGGTGCTGCGTGATGATGAATTAGTTCGCAGTAGAGGTTAAGGCCGAATATGGGAGAGGGCCCAATCCATCAATAATGTGTATCAATATTCCTTGTTTACCAAATTTGTTATACATATATTATCATTTCCCGTATCAACGGATGATCGAAATTATTTTCAGAAGAAGTACCCTGCGAAAGAACTATAACACACCTCACATATATCAAATTAATTCCTTTGAAACAATTTCAATCTATTGTAAACTAGACAGATCCTTGCAAGAGGCAATGAGAGAATTAATCAAGTTGTTTTTCCACAATGATCAATGATGACTAAATGGGAAATTCTTGCATGCTGAGGGATAAAGGAGGTTTGGCAATCTTTGTAATAAATGCTTGCATAGTAAGTGGTTATTTAAACTTATTAATGAAGATAGATTAAGGAAAACCTAAGGAGGTTTGGAACAATTACACGAGTTGAAAATATACCTAGAGTTTCTAATTTTTGGTCTGGCCTTATGAAGGTTAAAAAAGACTTTTTAAGCACGAGCTGATTCAACTTAGGTGATGAGACTTAGAGAAAATTTTGAGAGGATGTCTAGTTCAGTTGTATGGCTCTTAAAGATCAATAACTAGAAAATATGCGCGGCATTACCACGCttgcagcttttttttttgtcttagATGACCCGTACCAAAGGTGCATGTATCCAAGCATATCAAATTGAATTTGAATGAAGATGTGCCTCAGTTTATATTTGGTCAAGCCATAGTAATTTGATCAAGTGCCTGAAGAGCTCGAACCTCAATTATTTTTCATCTCAATGTATAAAAAACCATAGTAATTTGTTTCATATATATTCAGACATTTTTCATCCTTGATGTCAAAATCGCATGAATCCTCAGCATGTCACCATGGGGCATGGGCCACTGCATGTCTGTACCTTGCAGGATGTGTTCGCTGAACTTAAGGCCATTGCTGCATAAACAATGATGACAGCCCGAAAAAAACGACGAATGAAGCTTGAAAAATATTCCTTTGCATATCAAATTGTAAAAAAGGCAGTTCCTGCATAAACAACGATGAAAAAAATGATGAATGAAACATGAAAAATATTCCTTTGCCATCTTTGTAGCACAAATGCTCGAATATAACAATACAAGTCACATCTTTAAAACGATATAATGAAACTTTCATATGGAGTGAGTGAAGTTCATCCTTATGTTTCAAGATTTTAGGAATAGTTGGCTGAGGGAGAATAAGTAAAATGCTAGTTACATTCCCGATACTGTTATGTACCATGACATTTGAAACTAAATTGTATAGGTGGCTAATATGATCTTTGCCTGCTCCAAAAGGGTCCTAAGATCTTCGATGGGATAAACATGTTTGCAAGTCCCAATTTGCAATTATTACCTCAGTTGTTAGATTCAAACAATTTTTTATTATATGAAAGAGCTATTATGTCACTTCTCATAGAATTTGCAACCAATTTTGGGAATAATGTTAATTTATACACCCTTTTAAAATACTAAAGCAGTTCTGTGATTGCCAGTGTCAAAATTGTAACAAAGTAGTCAGCTTTTGTTGAGCCTTGTACattgagataaaaaaaattgaggtTCGAGCTCTTCAGACACATTGTAGGCTGTTGAGAAAAAGTAGTTTCCTTCATTAATAAATAATAATGGAACTGGGTGAACTTGATCAAGCAGTAGGGCATATATATTGCAGACAGTAAGGCCTTATTTCTGCTTTTTATTTTCAGTATTAGTGTCACATAAATCTGATCGGCCAGTAGGACATAAATATTGCACTTGCAGGTAGTACAACATTATTTCTCCCTTTTATTTTCAATACGGATGTTGCATAAACAATCACAAGAGAATTGCTAGATTAGTCATTATAACTGATGGCAAAAGTTAGTTTATGTAAAATCTGTTGAGAATTTCGTCGTGCAAAACACAATGAGAAATAATTTCACCTGTTGATGGTACGCAGAAGTTTAACTGAGCTTTTCCGTATTCAGGGTCTTCTGGAAAGTTGGTACACCTAACTTGTGTTAACTGTATATATGGAATATTTGGGTTCAAATTAGCAATACTTGTGTTAAATAACTGCCTTTCCTGGAGGAGCTGCTTGACTGACAGATAGTAGCACCCCAGTCTATTTCTTATTTAGTAGAGTAATACTATTTGTCTTTGAAAGAATTTCTTTTTATGGTTGAGTCCCTTATCACTTATGTATTATTAAATACTAATGTTGTTGTTTTCTAGCTGTTCAGTTTCAAGTTAGGAAGGATAAGTACGATAATATGTAGGCCAGCTAAGTGTTGTTGGTTTAATTTCTAGCATTTATAAAATTAGAAACTGAATATCGCATTTGTCTTCCAGCATCTACCATTAGGCTAGAAGATAAGCCTTTGAGGATAGACTAATTTTTTTGTAAAATGCAACTTATTTCGTACCTCTATTATATTTCTTTTCAGCTAGTAGGTAGTAACCTGTTGAAGAGTGCAGATTGCCAGTGTAAATACCTCTGCTCTCAAAAGTTCAAGCTTGTGTGAAACATGGGATCCTTTTTGGCCTACTGATGGAATTTGAGGAAAAATCAGGCACCTCCAGCTTGCCATTGTTGACTCCACAATGTTGCTCCAGCACTCAGTATGCAGGACACATAGCTCCCTAGGCACTGTACAAAATACATGGCAGTTATGTAGATGCAGTAGATTCACACATCACCAAATCAGGTGGACTAAATTGTAGTGGCGACCAGTTGCCCTATTATGGTGATGAAACAGGATATTTTGTGGCGGTTCTGAGTACAAACCTGAGCTGGAGAAGTTGCTCTTGGCTTCTTCTCGTCTCAAAACTGCTTGTTGTGCAGTGTCTAACCTCGTTGCCACCAGCTCAATGCAGCCATCACTATTGCAAGCGACTGAATGTTGTGCAGCCAGAAAAATGGGATGCTACTGACGCCTGATCTTGTGTCCCTGGGCTCCGGCAAGGAGCGCCGGTCAGAAATAACATCGAACATGTGGTGGGCTCCGTGGCAATTGGGTTGAGATCGACGGTCTGAGAAAGAAGCAATGAACGTGTAGCAGGTTGGAGGCAACATAGCACGTCTTGTGTTCTTTTTTGTACTCACGCTGATGCCGATCATGCTGGTTCCTGTGCTACATCTCGTCACCGTCAATGCGTAGCATTCGCCTCCGTCGTGGCATCAAGGGCATTCCACCGAACACCTCATAAGTGCCATCATGTGAGAACAACGAAGAAGGAACCCGCCCCACTACTTCTTGACCCCTGCGGCCCTCCTGGCCGAGCACGAGCTGGCCTCGACCACTGTCGAGGGGCTAGGCAGCAGGCACCAAGCATAAAGGAGGTGGGATGCAGGCGCGCTGCGGGCACAGGGGTGGGCTCTAGGTGCGACGCGGCGGGAGCGGGGCCGGGCTATGATGTATCTAGTGGTACTAGTTTGGTATTATAATTTATAAGTATTAACACTTTTTCATATGAGATTGGTCAAACTTAAGTTACATTGACTCTGACCAATCCTAGAGGTAGACTGTTTGTGGAATGGAGGGAATGTTTGATATTGTGTCGGTATGCAAAATAGTACTAATTGTTTAAGAGAGGATGTTCTATTATGTGAATTAATTGATGCTATAACATTGATGCCTGCGATAGAAATGACAGCCAAGAGGTGATAGATGATTTAGCTAAAGTCAAGAGGATCTGCGTATGGAAAGCAATTATTGGCAGGCAATCAACGGGGACACGTTTTAGAAGGGCATATTTGATCATTTACTATTCTTCTTAATCTGTATGAAAAAAGCTAAACGTATCTATATTTTTGGACAGAGGGGGTATATGATGAGGATGGATCCTTTGAGCAGGAAAAATTAACTGGTACTCCCTCTCTATCTCTAGATATAAAGGATTTTGAGTTTGTTCAAAGTCAAACATTTTCAACTTTGACCGTCTCTAATGAAATGTTTAAAGACATTAACAAAGTCTAAATTATATTATTAGATTCATTGTAGAAGCAAGTATCATAATATAAGTATCATAATATgtaaatttttttattctaaatattttatttttatagacATTGTTAATAAAAGAAGTTTGACTTTACAAAACCTAGAATCCCTTATATTTAGGGATAGAgggagcagctcaaaaagaaaaaaaaaactggcaaGCGGTAGCATTGGAAACCAcccgcggcagccggcaggccTGGCGCACAAGAGAGCCCAAACGACCTGGTGCTGCTCTCTTGTACGGCCCAAACATAAATGGTACCATCAGAAGTGCACAATCGCTACACTGATggaagaaaacaaacaaaaaacaagaaaacgaCTCCTATCCGCAGACTTTATCGCCTTCCGGTGTTGTTCCTAGAGCACGGTTGACTCCTTGTGTCCATTCTTCCACCATATCAGGTATCGGACAAAACTCGAGCATATGCTAATCTAATGATGCAGCATCCAAGATGCAGCTCGAATTTAGGTTTACACCTCGAGAGTCATGATCGCAGAGATGGGTTCGATGACAACACCTCCAAAGAAGTGCATGGCGTCCAAGGACATCATCATCGTCGGCACCGGCAAACGCCGACTAGGCTTTCTCCATTGATCCGAGCCCATCAACCGAACCCCATGGGAGGCATCCATGAGAACCACCAACCCATCATCAGCGGCATTGGCACCCACCACTGCTGGGAAAAGCGCCTTTAGTATCAGTtcctaaccccctttagtatcggttgcgcaaccggtattgctacttagATCCTAAAGGGGATTTTTAGTTTTggatcaaataaccggtactaaaggggtattaaaaataataaaaaaagaaatccgccGACCGGATCCTCAGCCGCACCATGCCGCCATCCACCTGAGCATCGGAGCCTCGGCTGCACCACGCCACTGTCCGCCAAAGCGCCGGAGTCCCGGCCGCACCCCGCTGCCGTCCGCTAGAGCGTCGGAGCTCCGACCGCACAACACCTGAGCCCTGCaccagagagagggagggagggagggtggcGGTGTACTTACGCTGCTCAGCCACCGTCGCCGGTTGTCATCACCGCCGGATTTGAGTGAGAGGTGGccgctccttgctccgccacgccTGCTGATGCTCCGCCACCGCGccctcccgccggagctccgccgctccttgccccACCATCActccttgctccgccacgccTTGTCGACGGTCCGCCACCTCACCACACCCTCCGTTCTTGCCTCTGCCGCTCCTTGCCCCACTGCCGCTCGTAgccacatgtaagaggtgaggggcgaacggaggagggaggagagggttgGCGACGGGAGAGGTGGCGAGGGGATCAATCTATGTAGGGGAGAAAGggcggggagaagaagagagagacaCACGAGCGAGAGATCGGATGAGGGGGACGAGCGGATAAGTACGTGTGGGGAGGGGGTGAGCGTGGGGGAGgttcccctttagtaccgggtggagccttcatgcggtactaaatgtcaccctttagtaccgggtgaagccttcacctagtactaaaggccctcaggcacattagtaccggttggaggcttcaaccggtactgatgggtgacctttagttcCAAGTCAaaaaaccggtactaaaagggtattaaaaataataaaaaaagaaattcgcTAATCGGAGCCTCAGCTACACCCCGCCACCGTCCGCCAGAGCGTCGGAGCCTCGGGCGCACCCAGCCGCCGTCCGCCCGAGCGCTGGAGCCCCGACCGCACAGCACATAAGTCCCGCAccagagagagcggggggaAGGGGGGGAGGCGGCGTACTTACACTGCTCAGCCACcgctgctgccgctcctcagCTCGCTGGTTGCCGCCGCCACTGAATCTGAGGGAGAGGTGGCCGTTCCTTGCTCCGCTGTGCCTGCCGACACTCTAACACCATGCCCTTCCGCTGGAGCTCCACAGCTCcttgcctcgccgccgctccttgctccgccacgccTCGCCGATGCTCCACCACCTCGCCGCACTCTCCGTTCTTGCCTCCGCCACTCCTTGCCctgccgccgctcgtcgccacatgtaagaggtgaggggcgagcggaggtggGAGGAGAGGGGTGGCGATGGGAGGGGCGGTGAGGGGATCGATCTGTGTGGGGGAGAGAGggcggggagaagaagagagagaggcacGGGTGAGAGGCCGAATGAGGGGGACGAGCGCATAAGTACGTGTGGGGAGGGAGGTGAGCGTGGGGGAGGttcccctttagtactgggtggaggctgCATCCAGTACTAAagtcaccctttagtaccgggtgaagtcTTCACTCGGTAATAAAGGTCCTcaagcacattagtaccagttggaggCTTCAATCGGTACTAATGGTGATATTCCTACGTCGCTTTGAGGTTAACTTTGGGGAATACATTGCTGCGATTTAATAACGTCGCGGGAGGACATAAATGAGACCATCCGTTTGACAAGGAGAGCAATTGAGGCTTTGGATTTCGTCAAGAGTGGATGGATAAGCAATATTAGACAATTGCTTATAATTATTCTCTTCTTATGTACTCttcttccttttatttattcttttaatGATCAACTATTGAGCTGAAGAATATGTAAGAACTTAGCTGCGTGCGTTTATTGCAGAGGCCGGAtgtatttctattttttaaaaaaatttcaccACGCCAGCAACGCACCAGCAGATGCTTCTTGTGCATCGCCTCATCTGACTGAACCATACAGAAACGCATACCACACGGTTTTCTTCTGTATACGATTATCTCTGTACTATATCAACTACAAACTGTTCTGCATTCCCGTGCCTAACCCTGCACcgacgtcgtcggcgccgccgtgtTTTGGCTGTTGTCCCTGGCGAAGAACCCACCCCGGCTTGGACGGGGCCTGGAGGCTGATCGTGTCGGTGCCGAGCATCATCACCACCGAAGACATCACTGGCCGGGCCGCCGGATCTCCCTGGACGCACAACAACCCAATATGGAAGCATCTCAACACGTCGCCCTCCGGGAAGCTGCCGTTCATGGACGGgtctaccaactccatcaccGTCCCGGCCTCCCAATGCTCCCAAGCCTGCACGGTGGCTTGTATACATGAGCCAAACTGTACCATTGCAACAATATAATGGTGATAAGATGTTTATCAGTTCGCGCTTACAGTGTTCAAGAGATCTCCAGACTGTTTGGAGTTGTTCCTCCCCGTGACGATCTCCAGCACCATGACGCCGAAGCTGAAGGCGTCCGACTTCACCGAGTAGTTCCCGCGCATCACGTACTCTGGCGCCATGTACCCACTGAAGCGAGAAACCAAGCAAAATTTCAGTGACCTTTTCCTTAAGATATATACGCTGAACCTGAACAGAGGTAAAACAGAGTTTTGGTGGTGCTTACTAGGTTCCGACGATTTGGCTTGTGTTTGCCTGCGTCTGGTCCCGGTCGAAGATCCTTGCAAGGCCGAAGTCCGAGATCTTGGGGTTCATGTTCGCGTCTAACAGGATGTTGCTAGCCTTGAGATCACGGTGGACAACTTTGAGCTGCGAGTCCTCATGGAGGTACTGCAGGCCTCGAGCGATGCCATTTATGATCCTGTACCTCTGCCTCCAGTCCAGCTTCTCATGGTTCTCATTCTCAGTGTCTGACATGAACATACAGGAAGTAGGAGTGATCAAATAATGTGATGGATACAGAACTTGCCGagaaaatgaagaagaaaatTGAATGGGTCGGGCAAGGTTAAAGCAGTACCGAAGAGGATCAGGTCGAGGCTCCGGTTGGGGACATACTCGTAGACGAGCAGTCTCTCCTGCTGCTCAAGGCAGACGCCGACAAGCATGACGAGGTTCTTGTGCTTCAGTTTGGCCACCAGCGCGAGCTCGTTCTTCAGCTCGTCCTCTCCCTGCGTCGAGCTGTCCGACAGCCGCTTCACTGCTATCTCGTCGCCGTCGGGGAGGACACCCTGAACAAATCAAAGCAACGTAATAAGCTTCAATTCATGGGCATATTTTTCAGTTCAGAAATTCACAAGCCATGCCTAATTACTTGTTCAGTTCAGAAATTCACAAGCCATGCCTAATTCACAAGCCATGCCTAATTACCTTGTACACCGCGCCGAACCCGCCTTCGCCGAGCTTGTTGCTCTCGTCGAAATCTCCGGTCGCCGTTCGCAGGGTCGAGACGTCCATCATCATGGAGTCCACCATTTCCACATCCTCTGCTTGATCTGCTCAAGAATCAATGGGACAAGTCATTTCTTTTCGTGTTTTCAGGAAGTGTGTCACGCTATGAGACCAGAGAATTTTGCAGGAACATACATGGCTTCTTCGCTTCCGCAGTTggtggccgccgctgccgctgccgccgcctccagaaACAGAGGCAGGCGACGAGGTTCAAGGCTGCTAGCACAGCCAGCACAACGGCAAGAACAATACCCGGCACATTGTAGTTTCTCCTCCCTGTAAATTATTGAATATGTAAGAAAACATCACGGCAGTTAAGTGTCACAAACGTAGTTGTAACAGAAAACAGAACATATAAACATAATAAGTTTCTCCTAAGTGTTACAGATCTTTTCATCGCAAACCGATGGTGGAAATCGGAATCGGCGAAATGATCCTTAGTGCGGGACAGATGGTTATGAAAGTGATGTCCAAGAGTAGTTGAAAGATGCATAATTTTCATGTGATTAATCAATCAACACTTACGCACGCGCGCACTAAACAAGAATCCGTCACTAAATAATTTCGATTCAGACATTCAGTCTGTACGCGGTCCATCAGCTTGGACCGTGTGAGAAGTTGCTATGGCAGTCAAAAGACCGTGTTAGAAGTTGCTTTGACTCACCTTCACCGGCTGCTGGCGGCGTCTCCACGGCCggtcccggcgccggcgctccaGCGCCCGGTGATGGCAGCCGCACCATCGCCGGACCACTGTAGAAGGGCGCGGTCTCGAACCGGTAGGTGCAGTTCACCCAAAGCACCCTGCCTCCGATAGAGTTCAGGAACCTCGGCAAGCCGTCCGCTATAATCCCGGCGAGGCACTTCCGGCAGAGCGCCGGCGGCTGGTCCGGCGGGCACTGCGCCAGGCTGTACACCTTGGGGAAGTTCTTGTCGAAGAAGTCGGCCTGCCCGGTGGCGAACCGCCGCGTGGAGTTGAACGCGGCGTAGTCGGCGGTGGCGTTGAGGAGCGCCGCCAGGAGGGCGTTGAACCGGGGCTGGTCGGAGGTGACGTTGCCGTTGTTGGTGACGCCGTACGCGTCGGTGATCGGGCCggtgtcgtcgtcgccggcgagggtgTGCACGTCGGAGTAGTGGAGCGTGCAGGGGTCGTAGTAGATGGTGGCGTCCTTGTTGTAGGGGCAGTCGTTCTGCACGTCGCGGAACGCCTGCGCGAGGCAGCTGCCGCAGGCCGTCGCGTTGGCGTCGCCGCGGCAGAGCGCCATGGCCCAGACCTGCTCCGGCACGGCGCCGACGACAGCGGTGGCGTAGAGGTTCGGCGACGCTGAGGCGTTACCGGGCAGCATGGCGGCGAGGCGGTTGAGGTTGGCCTGGTACGTGCTCTTGGCCGCGAAGGCGTTCGTCGTGCCGCACACCTGCCATGGGTAGCCCGCGGCGAAGGGCGCAAacagcgcgacggcggcgacgatggtGACCACGGCCACGAAGAGGTGGGGACCCATGGCGCGCACACGGTGAGCAGAAGGGGGGAAGTCAGGAGCGAGTCAGCTTATGTAGACGCTGAGGGTGTATTTGTTACTGGGTCGACATGGGTCGGAATGGGTTCAACCCCATCATCCCATGTTTGGTTGGAAATGGAGTGGGTTGGGTCCGACCCCCTAGATGCAAGTCGAACGCGTCCGCCCGAAACGATCGAACGCCCTCGACCCGCACGGATGCTGTGTGCGTCCATCCGCGCGCGTGGGAAGGAGCCGGCCTGGCACGggggcggcgaggcggtggcggggaggaggcggcctgacgcgggggcggcggccggcaaaGGAGGCGGCCGGGAAGGAGGGAGCCGGAGCCGGGGTGGGGAGGACGGAGCGGGTGTcgccggcggagggagggagcgggcagaggatgaagaagatggcgtGGGAAAAaaaggatgacatgtgggccccgcAGCTGATAGGTGGGATCCGTTACTAATGGTGTTAAAATACCttccattccaaccttcttcaATCCCTctaatcaaacaaaaaactgggtcgAACCCATCgctctcatccaaacacgagatgggttgACTCCAACCCACAAAAGGGGTTGgttccaacccaacccacatcaTTCCAAAATCAAACACATGTTGAGTAAATTAGTCTTCGCGAACGTCCCACACGGCAACTGGCAGTGCAAGTTGTATGCTTTCTGTCTGGTTTTCTCCATCTGGGCTATGAGTACCAGGCTGGATTTAAGGCAAGGGCATTCCGTTTTAATTTTAAAGCAG
This window encodes:
- the LOC101755968 gene encoding cysteine-rich receptor-like protein kinase 6, which codes for MGPHLFVAVVTIVAAVALFAPFAAGYPWQVCGTTNAFAAKSTYQANLNRLAAMLPGNASASPNLYATAVVGAVPEQVWAMALCRGDANATACGSCLAQAFRDVQNDCPYNKDATIYYDPCTLHYSDVHTLAGDDDTGPITDAYGVTNNGNVTSDQPRFNALLAALLNATADYAAFNSTRRFATGQADFFDKNFPKVYSLAQCPPDQPPALCRKCLAGIIADGLPRFLNSIGGRVLWVNCTYRFETAPFYSGPAMVRLPSPGAGAPAPGPAVETPPAAGEGRRNYNVPGIVLAVVLAVLAALNLVACLCFWRRRQRQRRPPTAEAKKPYQAEDVEMVDSMMMDVSTLRTATGDFDESNKLGEGGFGAVYKGVLPDGDEIAVKRLSDSSTQGEDELKNELALVAKLKHKNLVMLVGVCLEQQERLLVYEYVPNRSLDLILFDTENENHEKLDWRQRYRIINGIARGLQYLHEDSQLKVVHRDLKASNILLDANMNPKISDFGLARIFDRDQTQANTSQIVGTYGYMAPEYVMRGNYSVKSDAFSFGVMVLEIVTGRNNSKQSGDLLNTAWEHWEAGTVMELVDPSMNGSFPEGDVLRCFHIGLLCVQGDPAARPVMSSVVMMLGTDTISLQAPSKPGWVLRQGQQPKHGGADDVGAGLGTGMQNSL